The Methylomicrobium agile genome has a segment encoding these proteins:
- a CDS encoding c-type cytochrome — protein MNRLWLSLILAAPALASAAPSSRVAWTAEQLNFVKGGNAQKGRELAATCTACHGEIGISETPDYPSLAGQLPTYLFKQLQDYADGSRDNPLMAGIAKGLGKQDMADLSAWFASLPPPPTSYGKETLKSAEALVKQGDNERLLVPCEVCHGNNGEGQKLDIPALAGQQAEYLKATLTAFKDGSRHNDVYGKMRLIAKTLTEKEVEELSVYYRSLK, from the coding sequence ATGAACAGATTATGGCTCTCTCTGATTCTGGCGGCACCGGCACTCGCAAGCGCCGCGCCTTCCTCCCGGGTTGCGTGGACCGCAGAGCAACTCAATTTCGTAAAGGGAGGCAATGCGCAGAAAGGCCGCGAACTGGCCGCGACCTGCACCGCCTGCCACGGCGAAATCGGCATCAGCGAAACCCCGGACTATCCGTCGCTGGCCGGCCAGTTGCCGACTTATTTATTCAAACAATTGCAGGACTATGCGGACGGCAGCCGCGACAACCCGCTGATGGCCGGAATCGCGAAAGGACTCGGCAAGCAGGACATGGCCGATCTCTCGGCGTGGTTCGCCTCGCTGCCGCCGCCCCCCACCTCTTATGGCAAAGAGACGCTTAAAAGCGCCGAAGCCCTGGTGAAGCAAGGCGACAACGAGCGTCTGCTCGTTCCCTGCGAAGTCTGCCACGGCAATAACGGCGAAGGCCAGAAACTCGACATCCCCGCGTTGGCCGGACAACAGGCCGAGTATCTGAAAGCCACTTTGACCGCTTTCAAGGACGGCAGCCGCCATAACGACGTTTACGGTAAAATGCGTTTGATCGCGAAAACCCTGACCGAAAAAGAAGTCGAAGAGTTGAGCGTTTATTACCGAAGCTTGAAATAG
- a CDS encoding calcium-binding protein — translation MFSHKLMKSACVLAAFGIVALSNSPAAFARSLIPHDCRKAAKKAGLNPADAIFVQSNTPYTGGSGPELIIGTRKRDLITGTNNGDVICGNGGNDSINALAGNDIVLVGSGADSVDGGDGDDVILGGGGNDSLSGEDGNDTLEGNNGNDSLDGGNGDDTLNGGNGKDLLDGGPGSDILNGGNGNDQLGGGPDNDVLNGGNGADSLTGGDGDDILNGGNGPDDLDDDAGFETFNGGLGNDAIDDIDGADQPNSFTGAVDRRDSPNR, via the coding sequence ATGTTTTCCCATAAATTGATGAAATCCGCTTGCGTCCTGGCGGCGTTTGGCATTGTCGCGTTGAGCAACAGCCCGGCGGCGTTCGCCAGATCGCTGATTCCTCACGATTGCAGAAAAGCCGCGAAAAAAGCGGGGCTTAATCCGGCAGACGCGATTTTCGTTCAGTCCAATACGCCTTATACGGGCGGCAGCGGCCCCGAACTCATTATCGGCACACGAAAACGCGATCTCATCACGGGTACGAACAATGGCGATGTCATTTGCGGAAATGGGGGCAATGACAGCATAAACGCCCTGGCGGGCAATGATATTGTTCTCGTCGGTAGCGGGGCGGATTCGGTCGATGGCGGAGACGGCGATGATGTCATCCTCGGCGGCGGCGGCAACGACAGTTTGTCCGGGGAGGATGGCAACGACACGCTCGAAGGCAACAATGGCAACGACTCCCTGGACGGCGGCAACGGCGACGATACCTTGAACGGCGGTAACGGCAAAGATTTGCTGGACGGCGGTCCGGGTTCGGACATCCTCAACGGCGGCAACGGCAATGACCAACTGGGAGGAGGCCCCGATAACGACGTTCTGAACGGCGGCAATGGCGCCGATTCGTTGACCGGCGGCGACGGCGACGACATATTGAATGGCGGCAACGGTCCCGACGATCTGGACGATGACGCCGGCTTCGAAACATTCAATGGCGGACTCGGCAACGATGCCATCGACGACATCGACGGGGCCGATCAACCCAACAGCTTTACCGGAGCGGTAGATCGACGCGATTCGCCTAACCGGTGA
- a CDS encoding antibiotic biosynthesis monooxygenase, with the protein MHVTLVHVQVKPDRIDDFIAAIRLNHEASIREPGNRRFDVLQSPEDPAQFILYEAYAAAEDAAAHKETAHYLAWRDMVADWMAEPRQGVRYHGLFPKG; encoded by the coding sequence ATGCACGTTACCCTGGTCCACGTTCAGGTCAAACCCGACCGCATCGACGATTTTATTGCCGCCATCCGGCTGAACCACGAGGCTTCCATCCGGGAACCGGGCAACCGCCGTTTCGATGTCCTGCAGTCTCCGGAAGACCCCGCCCAATTTATTCTGTACGAAGCCTATGCAGCGGCCGAAGACGCGGCAGCTCATAAAGAAACCGCTCATTATCTGGCCTGGCGCGACATGGTGGCGGACTGGATGGCCGAACCTCGTCAGGGCGTCCGTTATCACGGCCTGTTTCCAAAGGGGTAA
- a CDS encoding iron-containing alcohol dehydrogenase, with protein sequence MPFAPFSISRLPRIHYGSGRIGEVPTLAAAYGRTVLVVTGKHSFCGTPRWRAFIEALEAKGLRWLHFTVSGEPSPMRVDEAVSRFLGEGVEVVVAIGGGSVLDAAKAVAGLLPHGNSVMDHLEGVGKNVPYRGPSTPFIAVPTTAGTGSEATKNAVLSVQGPDGFKKSFRDECLIPEYAVIDPDLLASCPRELIAADGMDAFTQLLESYVSSKANPFTDALAWSGMKAFKEGFFSAWEGIEPAAGHGRGAMAYASLLSGITLAQVGLGSVHGLASPLGAYFPIPHGVVCGTLVAAATRINIEALQAREPNHPALVKYAEAGRLLTGRNEMDDSSARSALTELLAEWSERLELPRLNRYGIGAEDFPLIVANSRGSSMQTNPIVLTDAEIETILTARL encoded by the coding sequence ATGCCCTTTGCTCCTTTTTCGATCTCGCGCCTGCCGCGCATCCATTACGGCAGCGGGCGCATCGGCGAAGTCCCCACGCTGGCTGCCGCCTATGGCCGTACCGTTTTGGTGGTGACCGGTAAACACTCGTTTTGCGGAACGCCGCGCTGGCGGGCTTTTATCGAAGCGCTGGAAGCCAAAGGCTTGCGCTGGCTGCATTTTACCGTTTCCGGCGAACCGTCGCCGATGCGGGTCGATGAAGCAGTAAGCCGGTTCCTCGGCGAAGGCGTCGAGGTGGTCGTGGCGATCGGCGGCGGCAGCGTGCTCGATGCGGCCAAAGCGGTCGCGGGCCTCCTGCCGCACGGCAATTCGGTGATGGACCACCTCGAAGGCGTCGGCAAGAATGTCCCTTACCGGGGCCCGAGTACGCCGTTTATCGCCGTGCCGACGACCGCCGGAACCGGCAGCGAGGCGACCAAAAACGCGGTATTGAGCGTGCAGGGGCCGGACGGTTTCAAAAAATCGTTCCGCGACGAATGTCTGATCCCCGAATACGCGGTGATCGACCCCGATTTGCTGGCGAGTTGCCCCCGCGAACTGATCGCGGCAGACGGCATGGATGCCTTTACCCAGTTGCTGGAATCTTACGTTTCGAGCAAAGCCAATCCTTTTACCGACGCGCTGGCCTGGAGCGGAATGAAGGCTTTCAAGGAAGGTTTTTTTTCGGCATGGGAAGGGATTGAGCCGGCCGCAGGCCACGGCCGAGGCGCAATGGCTTATGCGTCTCTGCTTTCCGGCATTACCCTCGCGCAAGTCGGCCTGGGCTCGGTGCACGGCTTGGCTTCCCCGTTGGGCGCCTATTTTCCGATTCCGCATGGGGTGGTCTGCGGCACGCTGGTGGCTGCCGCGACGCGGATCAACATTGAAGCGCTGCAGGCGCGCGAACCGAATCATCCCGCCTTGGTCAAATATGCCGAAGCCGGACGGCTTCTCACGGGACGGAATGAAATGGACGATTCGTCGGCCCGCTCGGCCCTGACCGAGCTTTTGGCCGAGTGGAGCGAACGACTGGAACTGCCGCGCCTGAATCGTTACGGTATCGGCGCCGAGGATTTTCCGCTGATCGTCGCGAACAGCCGAGGCAGCAGCATGCAGACCAATCCGATCGTACTGACCGATGCCGAAATTGAAACGATTCTGACGGCCCGGCTTTGA